In Treponema primitia ZAS-2, a genomic segment contains:
- the argS gene encoding arginine--tRNA ligase: MDKARDAWKARIARAVEKIAKEAGAELHIDPAQVIAEIPPKPELGDLGFPMFSYAKILRKGPPQIAQLVCAVLAGEDSDSNSNTVSAAGTFAAGTFAAEGPYVNVRLDRASVTAAVLSELADERSPVGRPGSLTGSRIMVEFSSPNTNKPLHLGHLRNDILGESVSRILAACGAEVRKVCIINDRGIHICKSMLAYKEHGQGKTPESEGIKSDHFVGNWYVKYHQMSQEDKGAEGRAQELLRQWEAGDPETVELWKTMNRWTVEGMKATYERTGVSFDQYYYESQTYLLGKDEVYKGLEKGIFYKEPDGAVAVDLSAEKLDKKILLRKDGTSIYITQDFGTAIFRHNDWPFNRLIYVVGSEQQYHFQVLFAILKKMGYQWAENLYHLSYGMVNLPEGKMKSREGTVVDADDLIDSLRDLALEEIRSKDREEAVGNSAEVAEKIALGALHYYLLQVTPAKDMLFDPKESLSFNGNTGPYLQYMGARISSMLRKDRERAADNSTAAGKTDGNAGGTVKPELLSTDAEWELIKALSAYPQAVAEAAARMDPAILAAYLYELSKGFSRFYHDCPILNAATPDLAAGRLALSRGVLRVLRDALELIGIPFLEAM; the protein is encoded by the coding sequence ATGGATAAGGCAAGAGACGCATGGAAAGCTCGGATAGCCCGGGCTGTGGAAAAAATAGCGAAAGAAGCCGGAGCAGAGCTTCACATTGATCCTGCCCAGGTGATCGCCGAGATACCCCCAAAACCGGAACTGGGGGACCTGGGTTTCCCCATGTTCAGCTACGCAAAAATACTGCGCAAAGGCCCGCCCCAGATAGCCCAATTGGTCTGCGCCGTATTAGCCGGGGAGGATAGCGATTCCAACAGCAATACTGTCAGCGCCGCCGGGACCTTCGCCGCCGGGACCTTCGCCGCCGAGGGCCCCTATGTGAACGTGCGGCTGGACCGCGCCTCGGTTACCGCAGCGGTCCTGTCGGAGCTTGCGGATGAAAGATCCCCGGTGGGCCGCCCGGGCTCTCTGACCGGTTCCCGCATCATGGTGGAGTTTTCCAGCCCCAACACCAACAAGCCCCTTCACCTGGGCCACCTCCGGAACGACATCCTGGGTGAAAGCGTCTCCCGGATCCTCGCCGCCTGCGGGGCCGAGGTCCGCAAGGTCTGCATCATCAACGATCGGGGCATCCACATCTGCAAATCCATGCTTGCCTATAAAGAACACGGCCAAGGCAAGACACCGGAGTCCGAGGGTATCAAAAGCGATCACTTTGTGGGGAACTGGTACGTGAAATACCATCAGATGTCCCAGGAGGACAAAGGCGCCGAGGGCCGGGCCCAGGAACTGCTCCGCCAATGGGAAGCCGGGGACCCGGAAACGGTGGAACTCTGGAAAACCATGAACCGCTGGACCGTGGAGGGCATGAAGGCCACTTATGAACGCACCGGCGTTTCCTTTGACCAGTATTACTACGAAAGCCAGACCTATCTCCTGGGCAAAGATGAAGTTTACAAAGGCCTTGAGAAAGGTATTTTTTACAAGGAGCCTGACGGCGCAGTTGCAGTAGACCTGAGCGCAGAAAAACTGGACAAAAAAATACTCCTCCGCAAGGACGGCACCTCAATCTACATCACCCAGGACTTCGGCACCGCCATTTTCCGGCACAACGACTGGCCCTTTAACCGGCTGATCTACGTGGTAGGGTCCGAGCAGCAGTATCACTTTCAGGTCCTCTTCGCAATCCTGAAAAAAATGGGCTACCAGTGGGCGGAGAACCTCTACCACCTTTCCTACGGCATGGTAAACCTCCCGGAAGGAAAGATGAAGAGCCGCGAAGGTACCGTGGTAGACGCCGACGACCTCATCGATAGCCTCCGGGACCTGGCCCTGGAAGAAATCCGCAGCAAAGACCGGGAAGAGGCGGTGGGCAATTCCGCCGAAGTGGCGGAAAAAATCGCCCTGGGCGCCCTCCACTACTACCTGCTCCAGGTAACCCCCGCCAAGGATATGCTCTTTGACCCCAAGGAATCCCTGTCCTTTAACGGCAACACCGGCCCCTACCTCCAGTACATGGGCGCCCGCATCTCCTCAATGCTCCGCAAAGACAGGGAACGCGCGGCGGACAACAGTACTGCTGCGGGCAAGACCGATGGTAATGCCGGCGGCACCGTCAAGCCGGAACTGCTCAGCACCGATGCTGAGTGGGAGCTGATCAAGGCCCTCTCCGCCTATCCCCAGGCAGTAGCCGAAGCGGCGGCCCGAATGGACCCGGCGATTCTGGCGGCCTACCTCTACGAGCTATCCAAGGGCTTCAGCCGCTTCTACCACGACTGCCCCATCCTCAACGCCGCCACCCCGGATCTGGCCGCCGGGCGGCTGGCATTGAGCCGGGGGGTGCTGCGGGTGCTGCGGGATGCCCTTGAGCTCATCGGGATACCCTTTCTGGAAGCCATGTAA
- the rplU gene encoding 50S ribosomal protein L21, protein MYALVEFKGKQYKAEKGAKLKVDRIDAEPGTAVDIDSVLLVSSGADEGSQNTVSVGAPYVKGAKVSAVVESHGKDGKIIVFKYMPKKDYRRKQGHRQQYSIIKIEDIVGA, encoded by the coding sequence ATGTACGCTTTAGTTGAATTTAAGGGAAAACAGTATAAGGCCGAAAAAGGGGCCAAACTGAAGGTTGACAGAATCGACGCCGAACCAGGTACCGCGGTGGATATTGACTCGGTACTGCTGGTATCCTCGGGGGCCGATGAGGGTTCCCAGAATACGGTGAGCGTTGGAGCCCCCTATGTGAAGGGCGCCAAAGTCTCCGCAGTGGTGGAAAGCCACGGGAAGGATGGCAAGATCATCGTGTTCAAGTATATGCCTAAAAAGGATTACCGGCGCAAACAGGGCCACCGGCAGCAGTATTCCATCATCAAGATCGAGGATATTGTCGGAGCCTAG
- a CDS encoding LCP family protein yields the protein MRNSKVDASGFLLILILLLLGGGIFFTILAMRSDPIEEALSGDRVISTLFIIEKGDKPLSSYVLFYYPATKRAAIFDIPGELGLIIQRINRVDRIDTVYNPQHIGYFETEIERFLGVEIHFSVVFTMEDLGRVVDLIEGVEIFIPTPVEIYDGKDTILFPSGVRRLDGDKTRSYVTYELPEEERELALFRRQRFFLGFIKRMGEKVEYLKEPTVAQLYEPLVKTAMNHRTRTRLFDELAKIDMDRVNIQSVGGNPREVSGQMLLFPLYDGSLIKEIVRQSLAALTRQVEGTLTERVFTVEVLNGTTTAGLAGRTAELLRGFGYDVISIGNADHSDYEATEIVDRSGSEDVARNFADIIRCRNLRFEVLTPESLELGLEMNIQNLEYRSDFTLIIGKDFNGRYVSGG from the coding sequence TTGAGAAACTCCAAGGTTGATGCCAGCGGATTTCTCCTGATATTGATACTCCTGCTCCTGGGGGGAGGGATTTTTTTCACCATCCTGGCTATGCGCTCGGACCCCATTGAGGAAGCCCTTTCCGGGGACCGGGTAATTTCTACCCTGTTTATCATTGAAAAGGGAGACAAGCCCCTGAGCTCCTATGTGCTGTTCTACTACCCGGCCACAAAGCGGGCGGCGATCTTCGACATACCCGGCGAGTTGGGGCTGATCATCCAGCGGATCAACCGGGTAGACCGCATCGATACGGTCTACAATCCCCAGCATATAGGCTACTTTGAAACTGAAATCGAACGATTTCTCGGGGTGGAGATACACTTTTCAGTGGTGTTTACCATGGAGGACCTGGGAAGGGTGGTGGATTTAATCGAAGGGGTTGAAATTTTTATCCCCACCCCGGTGGAAATATACGATGGGAAGGACACTATCCTCTTTCCTTCCGGGGTAAGGCGGCTGGACGGAGACAAGACCCGGAGCTACGTGACCTATGAGCTGCCCGAGGAGGAGCGCGAACTGGCCCTATTCCGCAGACAGCGCTTTTTCCTGGGCTTTATCAAGCGGATGGGTGAAAAGGTGGAGTACCTCAAGGAACCCACGGTGGCTCAATTGTACGAACCCTTGGTAAAAACAGCCATGAATCACCGGACCAGGACCAGGCTTTTCGATGAACTGGCCAAAATTGATATGGACCGGGTGAATATCCAGTCTGTTGGGGGCAATCCCCGGGAAGTTTCAGGACAGATGCTCCTCTTCCCCCTTTACGATGGCAGCCTGATCAAAGAAATCGTCCGCCAGTCCCTGGCAGCCCTGACCCGGCAGGTAGAAGGGACCCTAACCGAGCGGGTCTTTACCGTGGAGGTCCTGAACGGGACCACCACAGCGGGTTTGGCGGGAAGAACTGCGGAACTGCTGCGGGGCTTCGGCTATGACGTGATCTCCATCGGAAACGCCGACCATAGTGACTACGAAGCCACGGAAATCGTGGACCGCTCAGGTTCCGAGGATGTGGCCAGGAACTTTGCGGACATTATCCGGTGCCGGAACCTCCGTTTTGAAGTTTTAACCCCTGAAAGCCTGGAGCTTGGCTTAGAGATGAATATCCAGAACCTTGAATATCGTTCGGATTTTACCCTTATCATTGGAAAGGATTTTAATGGAAGATACGTTTCAGGTGGATAA
- the nadD gene encoding nicotinate (nicotinamide) nucleotide adenylyltransferase — MRFAILGGSFNPIHLGHLSLAEAVLSAFGYDRVILVPASTSPFKLSVHGASPRDRLDMLNASIPGDPRFTIDDCEIQREGVSYTIDTVKDIIQRYRCEGKPALILGDDLARDFNKWRSAGEIAEITDIIIAHRLSAEALPFPFPHKQLENEILALSSGDLRDRIRSAGPWGYLVPQGARLIIQDRGLYGFQKKMESGFTWETIAAIENTVRTMISPSRFLHSRNVALLTQDLCLSFGMDGPSGYLAGITHDMCKSFPELEMIRLAKKDGLRISRLEEQKPSLLHGRAAAILLREQFGIHTKDILEAVQLHTTAGAEMGPLAKALYIADKIEVSRGQVSEKLRNYRGFTDLDALFTATLDETVAYLRSRKLDLSRSTQRLLKTMQKRGGF; from the coding sequence GTGAGATTTGCGATCCTGGGGGGAAGTTTTAACCCTATCCATTTAGGCCACCTATCCCTAGCAGAGGCGGTGCTGTCTGCCTTTGGGTATGATCGGGTCATCCTGGTCCCCGCCTCCACCTCCCCCTTCAAACTGAGTGTCCATGGGGCTTCTCCCCGGGACCGGCTGGATATGCTCAACGCCTCCATCCCGGGGGATCCCCGTTTTACCATCGATGACTGCGAAATACAGCGGGAAGGGGTCTCTTACACCATAGATACGGTTAAGGACATTATTCAACGGTACCGCTGCGAAGGAAAGCCCGCCCTCATCCTGGGGGATGATCTGGCCCGGGACTTCAACAAATGGCGGAGCGCTGGGGAAATCGCGGAGATCACGGATATTATCATCGCCCACCGGCTTTCGGCGGAGGCTCTCCCCTTCCCTTTCCCCCATAAACAACTGGAAAATGAAATTTTAGCCCTTTCTTCGGGGGATCTGCGGGACCGCATCCGCTCCGCCGGTCCTTGGGGCTACCTGGTACCCCAGGGGGCACGCCTGATAATCCAAGATCGGGGCCTCTACGGCTTTCAAAAAAAGATGGAATCAGGCTTTACCTGGGAAACCATTGCCGCTATCGAGAATACCGTGCGGACCATGATAAGCCCCTCCCGGTTCCTCCATTCCCGGAATGTTGCCCTTCTTACCCAAGACCTCTGCCTGAGCTTCGGCATGGACGGGCCATCAGGCTACCTGGCGGGGATTACCCATGACATGTGCAAGTCCTTTCCGGAGCTGGAAATGATCCGGCTGGCAAAAAAGGACGGCCTCCGGATCAGCAGGCTGGAGGAACAGAAGCCCTCACTGCTCCACGGACGGGCTGCGGCGATATTGCTCAGGGAGCAATTTGGCATCCATACCAAGGATATACTGGAAGCAGTACAGCTCCACACCACCGCCGGTGCGGAAATGGGTCCCCTGGCAAAAGCCCTGTATATTGCCGATAAAATAGAGGTTTCCCGGGGACAGGTCAGTGAAAAACTCCGAAATTACCGGGGCTTCACGGATCTGGATGCCCTCTTTACCGCAACCCTGGACGAAACCGTGGCCTACCTGCGCTCCCGGAAACTGGACCTTTCCCGAAGCACCCAACGGCTGCTAAAAACCATGCAGAAAAGGGGCGGTTTTTGA
- the rpmA gene encoding 50S ribosomal protein L27, translated as MARKRGGSGAKNGRDSNPQYLGIKASDGQPVRAGTIIVRQRGTKIHPGPNVGCGGDFTLFALADGTVSFTTRRGRKLAGIVPVEFPTQSSANVK; from the coding sequence ATGGCTCGGAAACGGGGCGGCAGCGGCGCAAAAAATGGACGGGACTCGAATCCCCAGTACCTCGGGATCAAGGCATCCGATGGGCAGCCCGTAAGGGCAGGGACTATTATTGTACGGCAGCGGGGGACCAAGATACATCCGGGCCCCAATGTGGGCTGCGGGGGGGATTTTACCCTCTTTGCCCTGGCCGACGGGACCGTATCTTTTACCACTCGCCGGGGACGGAAGCTGGCGGGGATTGTCCCCGTGGAATTTCCAACGCAGTCCTCTGCGAATGTGAAATAG
- a CDS encoding lysophospholipid acyltransferase family protein: MRYQRGRPLLNTSLPFRIASVLVFSIIWPLVQFVNSMLYSTAWKNRVKLFRLKRAILVSNHTTPLDPLMVSGMILPYLTWHTLLEATVEAPVVGTFTRLLGGMPLPPGARGLKQILETCDTAFRYRKFIHFYPEGECYLYNQQIKEFKPGAFLIAAEMDLPVVPLVTVMSEGLFKAPSFWSRKRPKETLVTLDPVYPSQYIRRNEAGEIENASVREFAEAVRKIMQGEITRRGGSSAFYRGRMERVKGINA, translated from the coding sequence ATGCGGTATCAGCGGGGTAGGCCTTTACTCAATACATCGCTTCCGTTTCGTATTGCTTCGGTGCTGGTTTTCAGTATCATTTGGCCCCTGGTTCAATTCGTTAATTCCATGCTCTATTCTACCGCTTGGAAAAACCGGGTAAAGCTGTTCCGCCTTAAACGGGCTATCCTGGTATCCAACCATACCACCCCCCTGGATCCCCTCATGGTATCCGGCATGATTCTTCCCTACCTTACCTGGCATACCCTTCTGGAAGCGACTGTAGAAGCCCCGGTGGTGGGTACCTTCACACGGCTCTTGGGCGGTATGCCTCTGCCGCCGGGGGCCCGGGGCTTAAAACAGATTCTGGAGACCTGCGATACCGCTTTCCGGTACCGGAAATTTATCCACTTCTATCCCGAAGGGGAATGTTACCTCTATAACCAGCAAATCAAAGAATTTAAGCCCGGCGCCTTCCTTATTGCGGCGGAAATGGATCTTCCCGTGGTCCCCCTGGTAACGGTGATGTCCGAAGGGCTTTTTAAGGCGCCTTCGTTTTGGAGCAGGAAGCGGCCAAAGGAAACCCTGGTGACTCTGGACCCGGTTTACCCTTCACAGTATATCAGGCGGAATGAGGCGGGGGAAATTGAAAACGCCTCAGTACGGGAATTTGCCGAAGCGGTAAGGAAGATCATGCAGGGCGAAATTACCCGGCGGGGCGGGAGCTCCGCCTTTTATCGGGGGAGAATGGAGCGGGTAAAAGGTATCAACGCTTGA
- the obgE gene encoding GTPase ObgE: MEKFADEALIEVSAGSGGNGCVAFRREKYVPLGGPSGGDGGRGGSIIFEVRRNLRTLAHLRYKQSFKAENGRDGEGAQRYGRNGGDAVIAVPPGTILKDADTGEIIRDFGSQEGSFLFLKGGNGGWGNIHFKSSINQAPRRALPGQRGETRRLRVELQILADIGLVGFPNAGKSSLLDRFTNARPKIAPYPFTTKIPNLGVLALGSTRRDEPGDRDIILADIPGLIEGASGGAGLGIRFLKHISRTAALAFLIDLSQDNYLEAFDILYKELETFSPELVEKKRILVGTKTDLERTAERLEELRAACPGETLLGISVFSGEGLPELAAELGRLAVGTAETGWKTEDKEA; encoded by the coding sequence ATTGAAAAATTTGCCGATGAGGCTTTGATTGAGGTTAGCGCGGGATCCGGCGGAAACGGCTGCGTGGCCTTCCGGCGGGAAAAGTATGTCCCCCTGGGGGGGCCCTCGGGGGGTGACGGCGGCCGGGGGGGCAGCATAATCTTCGAGGTTCGGCGCAACCTGCGGACCCTGGCCCATCTGCGGTACAAACAGTCCTTTAAGGCTGAAAACGGCCGGGACGGAGAAGGGGCCCAGCGCTACGGCCGGAATGGGGGGGATGCGGTAATAGCCGTGCCCCCGGGTACGATTCTCAAGGACGCCGATACCGGGGAGATTATCCGGGACTTCGGCAGCCAGGAGGGGAGCTTCCTCTTCCTCAAAGGGGGAAACGGCGGCTGGGGGAACATCCATTTCAAGTCATCGATAAATCAGGCGCCCCGGCGGGCTCTTCCGGGGCAACGGGGGGAGACCCGGCGGCTCCGGGTGGAGCTCCAGATCCTGGCAGACATAGGCCTGGTGGGCTTTCCCAATGCGGGCAAATCCTCCCTGCTGGACCGCTTTACCAATGCCCGGCCGAAAATCGCCCCCTACCCCTTTACCACCAAGATACCAAACCTGGGGGTGCTGGCCTTGGGCTCCACCCGCCGGGACGAACCGGGGGACCGGGACATCATACTGGCGGACATACCGGGGCTCATAGAAGGGGCCTCCGGGGGGGCGGGCCTGGGGATACGTTTCCTCAAGCATATCTCCCGTACCGCCGCCCTGGCCTTTCTCATTGATTTATCCCAGGACAACTACCTGGAAGCCTTTGATATCCTGTATAAAGAACTGGAAACCTTTTCCCCGGAGCTGGTGGAAAAAAAGCGGATCCTGGTGGGAACCAAGACCGACCTGGAGAGAACTGCCGAGCGCCTTGAAGAGCTGCGGGCCGCCTGCCCCGGAGAGACCCTCCTGGGCATCTCGGTCTTTTCCGGGGAAGGATTGCCTGAACTGGCCGCGGAATTGGGTCGGCTTGCGGTTGGGACCGCCGAAACGGGATGGAAAACCGAAGATAAGGAGGCTTGA
- a CDS encoding glycosyltransferase: MLQSVLDFIIRLYFPILGVLALYFFVLATSNILEIRKNTRPAELTDGPLVSVLVPMRNEEQNVEICINSLREQTYRNYEILIIDDNSTDRTLELIQKMARLDTRIHIYQGMPLADGWFGKPYAMQQLAREAKGEILMFTDADTVHSPTSVSWTVTNMHTLQADLISGFTGQVFKSFGEMIVGSLLFFMTGFIIPLWMNKLSKLGSFSTAVGQFIAIKKEVFDEIGGYEPLRHKTTEDVYLARYVKEKGYKTFFLDIKGHIQCRMYPGYTAAVEGIGKNIYDFFGKNPVIVSIVAVLVLLFLFLPAPMLFVSLFMGSHWTLNFIAIDLLYTLTWTLLFLDRKQPWYYGFLWPCIFLNLFYMIIWSWVKTVSGQGFYWKDRLVG; the protein is encoded by the coding sequence ATGCTTCAATCTGTATTGGATTTTATCATCAGATTGTATTTTCCCATACTTGGGGTTCTAGCCCTCTATTTTTTCGTGCTTGCCACATCAAATATCCTGGAAATACGGAAAAACACTAGACCCGCAGAGTTGACTGACGGACCCCTGGTGTCGGTCCTGGTCCCCATGCGGAACGAGGAACAGAATGTGGAAATCTGTATCAATTCCCTGCGGGAACAGACCTACCGGAATTATGAAATTTTAATAATTGACGATAATTCCACCGACCGTACCCTGGAACTGATACAGAAGATGGCCCGCTTGGATACACGGATACATATTTATCAAGGTATGCCCCTGGCTGATGGCTGGTTCGGTAAGCCCTATGCCATGCAGCAGTTAGCCCGGGAAGCAAAGGGGGAAATCCTCATGTTTACCGATGCGGACACGGTCCACAGCCCCACCAGTGTTTCCTGGACGGTAACCAATATGCATACCCTTCAGGCGGATTTAATCTCCGGCTTTACCGGGCAGGTCTTTAAGTCCTTTGGAGAGATGATAGTCGGCTCCCTTTTGTTTTTTATGACCGGCTTTATTATTCCCCTCTGGATGAACAAATTGTCCAAATTGGGGAGTTTTTCCACCGCCGTTGGGCAGTTTATTGCCATTAAAAAAGAAGTTTTTGACGAAATCGGCGGTTATGAGCCCCTCAGGCACAAGACCACCGAGGATGTATACCTGGCCCGGTATGTCAAAGAAAAGGGATACAAGACTTTTTTCCTGGACATAAAAGGTCATATTCAGTGTCGAATGTACCCGGGATATACCGCAGCGGTAGAGGGGATAGGCAAAAATATCTACGATTTTTTTGGGAAAAACCCGGTCATTGTTTCAATAGTTGCGGTTTTGGTGTTGCTTTTCCTCTTCCTTCCCGCGCCCATGCTTTTTGTCAGCCTCTTTATGGGCAGTCATTGGACGCTGAACTTCATTGCCATTGATTTACTCTATACTCTGACCTGGACCCTGCTCTTCCTGGACCGAAAGCAGCCCTGGTATTATGGATTTCTTTGGCCCTGTATCTTCCTGAACCTTTTTTACATGATAATCTGGTCCTGGGTTAAGACCGTTTCCGGCCAGGGTTTTTACTGGAAAGACCGCTTGGTGGGCTAG
- the pgeF gene encoding peptidoglycan editing factor PgeF: protein MTAKLYPFTLNFDTSPNQARFPLMMEGEELGEISCALSSRSAGDMVYSEEGNPNRDRFFSALGLDPEKVKSCTQVHSRDVIVADRRSAGFPEADGMVSRDREIALSVTVADCLPVYLYDTGTGAFALVHSGWKGTGIALSALSLMTERWWTRPEDVAALLGPCIRSCCYQVDEERAAAFEAEFGGPDGDYPLGPVVLRNGDKPSLDLQAANARLLANAGVRNIAYCENCTFTDQRLGSFRREGNAYTRMSGVMGFF from the coding sequence ATGACAGCAAAACTGTACCCCTTCACATTAAATTTCGATACCAGCCCTAACCAAGCCCGGTTCCCCCTGATGATGGAGGGCGAAGAATTGGGGGAAATCAGCTGCGCCCTTTCTTCCCGTTCCGCCGGAGATATGGTATATTCGGAAGAAGGCAACCCCAACCGGGACCGTTTCTTTTCGGCCCTGGGCCTGGACCCGGAAAAAGTCAAAAGCTGCACCCAGGTCCACTCACGGGATGTCATCGTGGCGGACCGGCGCAGCGCCGGCTTTCCCGAGGCGGACGGCATGGTAAGCCGTGATCGGGAAATCGCCCTTTCGGTGACCGTGGCGGACTGCCTCCCGGTGTATCTGTACGATACCGGGACCGGCGCCTTTGCCCTGGTCCATTCGGGCTGGAAGGGTACGGGGATAGCCCTTTCCGCCCTGTCCCTGATGACCGAGCGCTGGTGGACCCGGCCCGAAGACGTGGCGGCCCTGCTGGGTCCCTGCATTCGCTCCTGCTGTTACCAGGTGGACGAAGAGCGGGCCGCAGCATTTGAGGCGGAATTCGGCGGGCCGGATGGGGACTATCCCCTGGGGCCGGTGGTGCTGCGGAATGGGGACAAGCCGAGCCTGGACCTCCAGGCCGCCAATGCCCGGCTCCTGGCAAACGCGGGGGTACGGAACATTGCTTACTGTGAAAATTGCACCTTTACGGACCAACGGCTGGGCTCCTTCCGCCGGGAAGGAAACGCCTATACCCGGATGTCCGGGGTGATGGGATTTTTTTAA
- a CDS encoding ribosomal-processing cysteine protease Prp, translating to MIHIGAVLDGTGLLRSCTVKGHAGAGPKGDDIVCAAVSVLTRTALRILSEKEGIMVQGEAPERGLVRMEIDYTGEGREFLSAAGTFLLEGLKSISEEFPEYCTMNVNRQITEE from the coding sequence ATGATACATATCGGCGCGGTTTTGGATGGGACGGGACTGCTCAGGTCCTGCACAGTCAAAGGCCACGCCGGGGCAGGGCCAAAGGGCGACGATATTGTATGCGCCGCCGTTTCGGTGTTAACCAGGACGGCCCTGCGGATTCTCTCGGAAAAAGAGGGGATCATGGTCCAGGGAGAGGCCCCTGAACGGGGGCTGGTCCGGATGGAAATCGACTATACCGGCGAAGGAAGGGAGTTTCTTTCCGCCGCCGGGACCTTCCTGCTGGAAGGATTGAAGTCGATTTCTGAGGAATTCCCGGAATATTGTACGATGAATGTAAACAGACAAATAACGGAGGAATAA
- the rsfS gene encoding ribosome silencing factor → MEDTFQVDKTAALELAALIRDHRGEDVIVMDLREINHWTDFFVVATVSSSAHVQGLQRHIKDYARDKGIEILRQHRKASSDDEWNLIDLGNIVVHLMSSGSRSFYELERLWSAAVIVSP, encoded by the coding sequence ATGGAAGATACGTTTCAGGTGGATAAAACCGCCGCCCTCGAATTAGCCGCCCTTATCAGGGATCACCGCGGAGAAGATGTCATTGTGATGGATCTCCGGGAAATCAACCACTGGACCGACTTCTTTGTGGTAGCCACAGTCTCCAGTTCCGCCCATGTCCAAGGACTACAGCGGCATATCAAAGACTATGCCCGGGACAAGGGCATTGAGATACTTAGGCAACACCGAAAAGCCAGCTCCGATGACGAATGGAACCTCATCGACCTGGGGAACATCGTGGTTCACCTCATGTCTTCGGGTTCCCGTTCATTTTATGAGCTGGAGCGGCTTTGGAGTGCCGCCGTGATAGTATCACCCTGA
- a CDS encoding MATE family efflux transporter produces MSASAPNKYSLTEGGILSKLLQVALPIMGTQFLQMAYNLTDMFWLGRVGSDAVAASGAAGMYMWLSMGFLLIGRMGAEIGVSQALGRGDKKAALGFSQNAMLMALFLGLLYGLCLFIFNRELAGFYNFREPNVAGDAAAYLSIVAWAIPATFFTAVITGSFNASGNSRTPFIINGIGLAANVILDPVFIFVLRLEVRGAAIATVISQLVVAAGMFAGVNWLKGRPFERYPIKIRIEKEKIAMMLKWAVPIGVESLLFCFLSMVTSRIEASFGAFAMATGKVGSQIESLSWLIGGGFGSALIAFIGQNYGAGKWDRIRRGVRISALLMTAWGIFVTLLLYFAGGFLFSLFLPDPELVQFGTKYLRILAFCQLAMNLEAVSAGAFKGTGRTMAPSAVSIISNLIRPFLALILSRTSLGLYGVWVAVSITAIIRGAWISLWYVFRKKAREQSTGQ; encoded by the coding sequence TTGAGCGCTTCAGCACCAAACAAATACAGCCTTACCGAAGGGGGCATCCTGAGCAAGTTGCTTCAGGTGGCCCTGCCCATCATGGGGACCCAGTTCTTGCAGATGGCCTACAACCTTACAGATATGTTCTGGCTGGGCAGGGTGGGGAGCGACGCCGTGGCTGCCTCCGGGGCCGCAGGGATGTACATGTGGCTGTCCATGGGCTTTCTGTTGATTGGCAGGATGGGCGCCGAGATTGGGGTGTCCCAGGCCCTGGGGCGGGGTGATAAGAAAGCCGCCCTGGGCTTCTCCCAAAACGCCATGCTTATGGCGCTATTTTTGGGGCTCCTCTATGGGCTGTGCCTGTTTATTTTTAACCGGGAGCTTGCGGGATTCTATAATTTTCGGGAGCCCAATGTCGCCGGGGACGCGGCTGCTTATCTTTCGATTGTCGCCTGGGCAATTCCTGCAACTTTTTTCACTGCCGTAATTACCGGGTCCTTTAACGCCTCAGGAAATTCACGGACCCCCTTTATCATAAACGGCATCGGCCTGGCAGCTAATGTGATCCTGGACCCGGTGTTCATTTTTGTCCTGCGCCTGGAGGTGCGGGGCGCCGCCATTGCAACGGTGATTTCCCAGCTTGTCGTAGCCGCAGGGATGTTCGCAGGTGTCAACTGGCTTAAAGGCCGCCCCTTTGAGCGGTACCCAATCAAAATACGGATCGAAAAAGAAAAAATAGCGATGATGCTGAAGTGGGCGGTCCCTATCGGTGTGGAAAGTTTGCTTTTCTGTTTTCTTTCCATGGTCACTTCCCGGATCGAAGCTTCTTTCGGCGCCTTTGCCATGGCGACTGGCAAGGTAGGGTCCCAGATAGAATCCCTGTCCTGGCTCATCGGGGGCGGCTTTGGATCCGCCCTGATAGCCTTTATCGGCCAGAATTACGGGGCGGGAAAATGGGATCGGATACGGAGGGGGGTGCGGATTTCCGCCCTGCTCATGACAGCCTGGGGTATCTTTGTAACATTACTGTTGTACTTCGCCGGGGGCTTCCTTTTTTCGCTATTCCTTCCCGACCCTGAGCTGGTACAGTTTGGGACAAAGTATTTACGTATCCTCGCCTTCTGTCAGTTGGCCATGAACCTTGAAGCGGTATCCGCCGGGGCCTTTAAGGGAACCGGCAGAACCATGGCGCCATCGGCGGTGAGCATTATCTCAAATCTGATACGGCCCTTTCTTGCGCTGATCCTCTCCCGGACATCCCTGGGCCTCTACGGTGTCTGGGTGGCGGTTAGTATTACTGCCATTATCCGGGGCGCCTGGATAAGCCTGTGGTATGTTTTCCGGAAAAAAGCGCGGGAACAAAGTACTGGGCAATAA